The proteins below are encoded in one region of Methanoculleus taiwanensis:
- a CDS encoding cyclase family protein, with protein MPVRDITRPLPDDAMVYPGDPAPRMVQEDTGASRISALTLCSHSGTHIDAPSHFLEGGATVDEIPLERLMGRARVADLRSVRGAITAGEIEPHLAGTERLLLKTWFSEATRFDPVYPALSLEAARLLTESGVVCVGIDTPSIEVYDGDGAVHRHLLAAGVAIIELLDLTSVPAGDYTMVALPLRLKGCDGSPARVVLSDAETTGGR; from the coding sequence ATGCCGGTCCGCGACATCACCCGCCCGCTCCCGGACGACGCGATGGTCTACCCGGGCGACCCCGCTCCCCGGATGGTGCAGGAGGATACCGGCGCATCCCGGATCAGCGCCCTCACCCTCTGCTCGCACAGCGGGACGCATATCGATGCGCCGTCCCATTTCCTCGAGGGCGGTGCGACGGTCGACGAGATCCCGCTCGAACGGCTCATGGGCCGGGCACGGGTCGCGGATCTCCGCTCTGTCCGGGGTGCGATAACGGCCGGGGAGATAGAGCCCCACCTTGCCGGAACGGAACGGCTCCTGCTCAAGACCTGGTTTTCGGAAGCAACCCGCTTCGATCCGGTGTATCCCGCTCTCTCGCTCGAGGCAGCCCGTCTCCTGACGGAGAGCGGTGTGGTGTGCGTCGGGATCGATACCCCCTCCATCGAGGTGTACGACGGCGACGGTGCGGTCCACCGCCACCTCCTCGCTGCCGGGGTCGCCATCATAGAGCTCCTCGATCTCACGAGCGTCCCTGCAGGCGACTACACGATGGTTGCGCTGCCGCTCCGCCTTAAGGGCTGCGACGGGTCGCCGGCACGGGTGGTGCTCTCTGATGCGGAAACTACCGGAGGAAGATGA
- the glmU gene encoding bifunctional sugar-1-phosphate nucleotidylyltransferase/acetyltransferase, translated as MQAVILAAGEGNRLRPLTRSRPKAMIPVADRPIIKYVIDALLENGIRDIVVVVGYRKEHVIRYLNRLDAPIQVVVQERQLGTADALRSAEAEISGDFLLLPGDNYISPASIARIRGERNAMLVAEHRNPSNFGVVVIRDGFVQDLIEKPEDAPTFTVSTGVFSFTREIFNHLKSNELPDAIGSMIASGERIRALPAEDWQDAIYSWDLLKLNGRMLRGIPAELAGTVSSTASLRGLVRIGKGTTIGANAVIHGPVTIGEDCTIGPHTVIMPDTSIGSRVAIEPFTYVKDSLIMDDVRIGSHSRIVNAVFGEGCVLGDHTTTYPREAFFEVGGGVMKAEFGAVLGDGVKAAPFTIFKNCVVGNNVTVGDGRIVTGLIEDAARVI; from the coding sequence ATGCAGGCAGTAATTCTCGCAGCAGGGGAGGGGAACCGGCTTCGGCCGCTGACCCGGAGCAGGCCGAAAGCGATGATACCGGTCGCGGACCGCCCGATCATCAAGTACGTCATCGACGCCCTCCTCGAGAACGGTATCCGGGATATCGTCGTCGTCGTGGGGTACCGGAAAGAGCACGTGATCCGCTACTTAAACCGGCTCGACGCTCCGATCCAGGTCGTGGTGCAGGAGCGGCAGCTCGGGACGGCCGACGCTCTCCGGAGCGCCGAAGCGGAGATCTCCGGCGATTTCCTCCTCCTTCCCGGGGATAACTACATCAGCCCCGCGTCCATCGCGAGGATCAGGGGTGAACGGAACGCCATGCTGGTCGCGGAGCACCGGAACCCCTCGAACTTCGGGGTCGTCGTGATCCGGGACGGGTTTGTCCAGGACCTCATCGAGAAGCCCGAGGACGCCCCGACCTTCACCGTCAGCACCGGCGTTTTTTCGTTCACCCGCGAGATCTTCAACCACCTAAAGAGCAACGAGCTTCCCGATGCAATCGGGTCGATGATCGCGAGCGGTGAACGGATACGGGCTCTTCCCGCCGAGGACTGGCAGGATGCCATCTACTCCTGGGATCTCTTAAAGCTCAACGGGAGAATGCTTCGCGGCATTCCGGCCGAACTCGCCGGCACGGTCAGCAGCACCGCCTCGCTCCGAGGGCTCGTCAGGATCGGGAAGGGGACGACAATAGGAGCGAATGCGGTCATTCACGGCCCGGTCACCATCGGGGAGGACTGCACGATCGGGCCGCATACCGTCATCATGCCGGATACCAGTATCGGGTCGCGGGTGGCGATCGAGCCGTTCACGTACGTGAAAGATTCGCTGATCATGGACGACGTGCGTATCGGGTCGCACTCCCGGATCGTGAACGCGGTCTTCGGCGAAGGGTGCGTACTCGGCGACCATACCACCACCTACCCGAGAGAGGCCTTCTTCGAGGTCGGCGGGGGTGTCATGAAGGCCGAGTTCGGAGCGGTGCTTGGAGACGGCGTTAAAGCCGCTCCGTTCACAATCTTTAAGAACTGCGTCGTCGGTAACAATGTCACGGTTGGAGACGGAAGGATCGTCACCGGTCTCATCGAGGACGCTGCCAGGGTGATCTAG
- a CDS encoding protein-L-isoaspartate(D-aspartate) O-methyltransferase: protein MSGADPYTELRHAMVEGQIRARGVSDQRLLAAMRKIPRHFFVPPAYERAAYQDNPLPIGEGQTISQPYIVAVMTELLALKPGDTVLEIGTGSGYQAAILGELVGRVISVERIASVAEQAGENLKRAGVGNVTIIVGDGTKGYPAEAPYDAILITAATPTVPEPLIEQMAEGGRLVAPTGPRDCQDLVRLVKRGGQVERTTFGGVCFVPLIGEYGWRGAD from the coding sequence ATGAGCGGCGCCGACCCCTACACCGAGCTTCGCCACGCGATGGTCGAAGGCCAGATCCGGGCACGGGGCGTCAGCGACCAGCGCCTCCTTGCCGCCATGCGGAAGATTCCCCGCCACTTTTTTGTCCCCCCCGCCTACGAGCGTGCCGCCTACCAGGATAACCCGCTTCCCATCGGCGAGGGGCAGACGATCTCGCAGCCCTACATCGTCGCCGTCATGACCGAACTCTTAGCGCTCAAACCCGGCGATACGGTGCTCGAGATAGGTACCGGGAGCGGTTATCAGGCGGCGATTCTCGGTGAGCTCGTCGGCCGCGTCATCTCCGTCGAGCGGATAGCATCGGTCGCCGAACAGGCCGGGGAGAACCTCAAGCGGGCAGGGGTCGGGAATGTCACAATCATCGTCGGCGACGGGACGAAGGGCTACCCGGCGGAGGCGCCGTACGATGCGATCCTCATCACCGCCGCGACACCGACCGTCCCGGAGCCGCTGATCGAGCAGATGGCGGAAGGCGGCCGCCTCGTCGCACCGACGGGTCCCCGCGACTGCCAGGATCTCGTGCGGCTCGTCAAACGCGGCGGGCAGGTGGAGCGGACGACCTTCGGTGGAGTCTGTTTCGTCCCGCTCATCGGCGAGTACGGGTGGCGCGGGGCTGACTAG
- a CDS encoding DNA-methyltransferase: protein MGARGVRERNAKEQVRKGTKAAKIPLHPPDPQAIGPYENTIICGDAEKVLPAIPDESIDIIITSPPYNFGHHYAGDPAADTREWNEYFTGLAAVWAETYRVLKPGGRIAVNIQPLFSDYIPTHHMISRQLAELGFLWKAEVLWEKHNYNARYTAWGSWKSPSMPYLKYTWEYIEIFDKESHKKTGRREDIDITGPEFKEWVNARWSFPPETRMKEYRHPAMFPEELPRRLLKLFSYQGDVVLDPFNGAGTTTCVAYGLGRRFIGIDISGEYCLTAMQRLGNLKGERKPGRFPSPRLVHWEEVTGG, encoded by the coding sequence ATGGGAGCAAGAGGCGTCCGGGAAAGGAACGCGAAAGAACAGGTCAGAAAAGGGACGAAAGCGGCAAAGATACCACTGCATCCGCCCGACCCGCAGGCTATCGGGCCGTATGAGAACACGATCATCTGCGGAGACGCAGAAAAGGTTCTCCCGGCGATACCGGACGAGAGTATCGATATCATCATCACCTCGCCGCCGTACAACTTCGGCCACCACTACGCAGGCGACCCTGCCGCCGACACACGGGAGTGGAACGAGTACTTCACCGGCCTTGCCGCAGTCTGGGCAGAGACGTACCGCGTCCTGAAACCCGGCGGGCGGATCGCGGTCAACATCCAGCCTCTCTTCTCTGATTACATCCCGACGCACCATATGATCTCCCGGCAGCTCGCAGAGCTCGGGTTCCTCTGGAAGGCGGAGGTGCTCTGGGAGAAGCACAACTACAACGCCCGGTACACGGCATGGGGCAGCTGGAAATCCCCCTCGATGCCGTACCTGAAGTATACCTGGGAGTACATCGAGATCTTCGATAAAGAGTCCCATAAAAAGACCGGTCGCCGGGAGGATATCGACATCACCGGCCCTGAGTTCAAAGAGTGGGTCAACGCCCGCTGGTCGTTCCCGCCGGAGACCCGGATGAAAGAGTACCGCCATCCGGCGATGTTCCCCGAGGAGCTGCCGCGGCGGCTGCTGAAACTCTTCTCCTACCAGGGCGACGTGGTCCTCGATCCCTTTAACGGGGCGGGAACGACGACATGCGTCGCATACGGCCTCGGAAGGCGGTTCATCGGCATCGATATATCCGGCGAGTACTGCTTGACCGCGATGCAGCGGCTCGGGAACCTCAAGGGCGAAAGAAAGCCCGGGCGGTTCCCCTCACCCCGCCTCGTCCACTGGGAGGAGGTTACCGGGGGGTGA
- a CDS encoding SufB/SufD family protein — MNEIENLSREDKDRLALTGLDLGMTNRCGSFFQIDQEVVHSSCVAEGIEILPIAVALEKYDWVSDYYWKAVPKDKDKYTEYVARQAEPQGVVVIAHEGARSATPLQACLFLREEKIQHVHNIIIAREGAEIHLISGCASSSQKEHGAHLGVTEIYVGKDAKVTSTMIHNWSPGISVFPRSMAVVEEGGVFLSNYVCMQPVRKIQMYPTARLAGKGAVGRFSSIVVATPGSYLDLGSRALLEAEDTSAELITRAITTGGTIISRGHVLGGTDKTRGHIECKGLILKDGTIHAIPEIEGRLTGTELSHEAAVGKIARHEIEYLMSRGLDEEEATATIIRGFLDVKISGLPAVLQQQIDAAIDKAESGF, encoded by the coding sequence ATGAACGAGATCGAAAATCTCTCCCGTGAAGATAAAGACCGCTTGGCACTGACGGGTCTTGATCTCGGGATGACGAACCGCTGCGGCAGTTTCTTCCAGATCGACCAGGAGGTCGTCCACTCCTCCTGCGTCGCGGAAGGTATCGAGATCCTGCCGATCGCCGTCGCCCTCGAGAAGTACGACTGGGTCTCTGACTACTACTGGAAGGCCGTCCCGAAGGACAAAGACAAGTATACGGAGTACGTCGCCCGGCAGGCCGAACCGCAGGGCGTCGTCGTCATCGCCCACGAGGGAGCCCGCTCCGCGACGCCGCTGCAGGCGTGCCTCTTCCTCCGGGAAGAGAAGATCCAGCACGTCCATAACATCATCATCGCCCGGGAGGGTGCGGAGATCCACCTCATCTCGGGCTGCGCGAGTTCCTCACAGAAAGAGCACGGGGCGCACCTCGGCGTCACCGAGATCTACGTCGGGAAGGACGCCAAAGTGACCTCGACGATGATCCACAACTGGAGCCCCGGCATCAGCGTCTTCCCGCGGAGCATGGCCGTCGTCGAGGAAGGTGGCGTCTTCCTCTCGAACTACGTCTGTATGCAGCCTGTCCGGAAGATCCAGATGTATCCGACCGCCCGCCTCGCCGGGAAAGGCGCCGTCGGCAGGTTCAGCAGCATCGTCGTCGCGACGCCCGGGTCGTACCTCGACCTCGGGTCGCGGGCGCTGCTCGAGGCCGAGGATACGAGCGCCGAACTGATCACCCGCGCCATCACGACGGGCGGGACCATCATCTCCCGCGGCCACGTCCTCGGCGGCACCGACAAAACCCGCGGTCACATCGAGTGCAAGGGTCTGATCCTGAAAGACGGCACTATCCACGCCATCCCGGAGATCGAGGGACGCCTGACCGGCACCGAGCTCTCCCACGAAGCGGCGGTCGGCAAGATCGCCCGGCACGAGATCGAGTACCTCATGTCCCGCGGCCTCGACGAGGAAGAGGCCACCGCAACCATTATACGTGGGTTCCTGGATGTTAAGATCAGCGGACTGCCCGCAGTCCTGCAGCAGCAGATCGATGCTGCGATCGATAAAGCCGAGTCAGGGTTCTGA
- a CDS encoding ABC transporter ATP-binding protein codes for MLEIRDLHVTVEDREVLHDINLTIGDGETHVLMGPNGSGKSTLLMTIMGFGGYKVTKGSILFKGTDITAMPIHERAGLGIGMLFQRPPAIAGLKLGKLLTATSELGDDAIEALAESVNMENFLTRDINVGFSGGEIKRSEVLQLKVQQPKFIMLDEPESGVDLENMVLMGGEVAHLLEKDVHIVNRQRSGLIITHTGYILDYVDADQGHVMIDGQIRCHGNPREILKVVKEKGYKECLACKQI; via the coding sequence ATGCTGGAGATCAGGGATTTGCACGTAACCGTGGAAGATCGGGAAGTGCTCCACGACATCAACCTCACGATCGGGGATGGGGAGACCCACGTCTTGATGGGGCCGAACGGCTCGGGGAAGAGCACCCTCCTCATGACGATTATGGGGTTTGGGGGCTACAAAGTCACCAAAGGTTCGATACTGTTTAAGGGGACGGATATAACCGCGATGCCCATTCACGAGCGGGCTGGACTCGGTATCGGGATGCTCTTCCAGCGTCCGCCGGCGATAGCGGGGCTCAAGCTCGGCAAGCTGCTGACCGCGACCTCAGAGCTCGGCGACGATGCTATTGAGGCGCTTGCGGAGTCCGTCAACATGGAGAACTTCCTCACCCGCGACATCAACGTCGGATTCTCTGGCGGCGAGATCAAGCGGAGCGAGGTGCTCCAGCTGAAGGTGCAGCAGCCCAAGTTCATCATGCTCGACGAACCCGAAAGCGGCGTCGACCTTGAGAATATGGTGCTGATGGGAGGCGAGGTTGCTCACCTCCTTGAAAAGGACGTGCACATCGTCAACCGGCAGCGGAGCGGTCTCATCATCACCCATACCGGGTACATTCTCGACTACGTGGATGCCGACCAGGGGCACGTGATGATCGACGGTCAGATCCGGTGTCACGGGAACCCCCGCGAGATCCTGAAAGTCGTCAAAGAAAAGGGATACAAGGAGTGTCTGGCGTGCAAACAGATATGA
- a CDS encoding adhesion protein FadA, translated as MAGGTGARFGAVLVLLCSLLVLAGVLGLSGSLGALLHPAAVAPEIVPVAGYTLENETVYTFPFGQGNETIRVRVDPAVYGGAKEADKAIYLYENFTREEWLPLYYRAFIDDADQEPFYTALLAEFRAIRDREGLDADRYLELLVVFVQSIPYETDSLAVEPKFPVETFVDGRGDCDDKSLLLAALLAREGYGTALFSFEAEEHMAVGVNSTGCLWNGMPYAYIEATNVSYVGILPNELADGTVLASAPIVVPVGNGTGAYENCTEIEAIRNARDLAYARILALAPLIDARQAEYQALYVRLAELRAELDRLSTLADHQGYNALVPGYNALLDEYKRSVDEYNRLIEESEASIGLYNRIVLHAYDRPGTYRLVAEHLPEALTPR; from the coding sequence ATGGCCGGGGGGACGGGAGCCCGGTTCGGGGCGGTTCTGGTGCTGCTCTGCTCTCTTCTCGTCCTCGCCGGAGTGCTCGGCCTTTCCGGCTCCCTCGGCGCCCTCCTCCACCCCGCGGCGGTGGCTCCGGAGATCGTGCCGGTGGCGGGGTATACGCTCGAGAACGAGACCGTGTATACGTTCCCCTTCGGGCAGGGCAACGAGACGATCCGCGTCCGGGTCGACCCCGCCGTCTACGGGGGCGCGAAGGAGGCCGACAAGGCGATCTACCTCTACGAGAACTTCACCCGGGAGGAGTGGCTGCCGCTCTACTACCGGGCATTCATCGACGATGCCGACCAGGAGCCGTTCTATACCGCGCTTCTTGCCGAGTTCCGGGCGATACGCGACCGCGAGGGACTTGACGCCGACCGCTACCTCGAACTGCTCGTGGTCTTCGTCCAGTCGATCCCCTACGAGACCGACAGCCTCGCGGTCGAACCGAAGTTTCCGGTAGAAACCTTTGTCGACGGCAGGGGCGACTGCGACGATAAAAGCCTCCTCCTCGCAGCGCTCCTCGCCCGGGAAGGCTACGGGACGGCACTCTTCTCCTTCGAGGCGGAAGAGCATATGGCGGTCGGGGTGAACAGCACCGGCTGCCTCTGGAACGGCATGCCGTATGCCTACATCGAGGCCACGAACGTAAGTTACGTCGGGATTCTGCCGAACGAACTTGCAGACGGAACGGTGCTCGCTTCGGCCCCGATCGTGGTTCCGGTGGGGAACGGGACGGGCGCATATGAGAACTGCACCGAGATTGAGGCGATCCGGAACGCCCGGGATCTCGCCTACGCACGTATCCTCGCACTCGCACCGCTCATCGACGCCCGGCAGGCGGAATACCAGGCTCTCTACGTGCGGCTCGCGGAGCTTCGAGCAGAACTTGACCGGCTGTCCACCCTCGCCGACCACCAGGGCTACAACGCCCTTGTCCCCGGCTATAACGCTCTCCTGGACGAGTACAAACGGAGCGTCGACGAGTACAACCGTCTGATCGAAGAGTCGGAAGCCTCTATCGGACTATACAACCGGATCGTTCTGCACGCCTACGACCGTCCCGGTACGTACCGCCTCGTCGCGGAGCACCTCCCGGAAGCGCTCACCCCCCGGTAA
- the glmS gene encoding glutamine--fructose-6-phosphate transaminase (isomerizing), protein MCGIVGYIGRREATPLLIQGLKRLEYRGYDSFGIATVGSDIDLFKKRGRISESESGAVTLHGSVGIGHTRWATHGEPNDVNAHPHTDCTGRLALVHNGVIENYIELKKQLLERGHTFRSETDTEVIVHLLEEQYTGDLLEAVRKTVPFLKGSYAILAVSAHDDRIVAARDASPLVLGIGDGELFAASDMTPLLEHTERIVFLEDGDIAEITPEGVQVYHEGEKVEREIELVNWCVEDAKKGGFAHFMLKEIFEQPQAFYETIRVGVDDAVRKVIRSAEEITLVACGTSYHTALIFKYLAEPLCNIPIRVELGSEFKYYPPPLRGLVIAVTQSGETADTMAALKMAKAHNCPTFAITNVQGSTVTRIADTTLMMRAGPEISVAATKSYIAQLAALMQIVNIRCDGAFDDMLAHAHLAIDEVLLQDMADAVALCRTAEHVFFVGRGPFYPVSLEGALKMKEISYIHAEGYAAGELKHGPFALLTPETPVVAVCPPGATYPVMVSNIKEMKARRAPIIALGVKGDSELEEIVDIFIPIPDTHPMVQVLTTSVVLQLLSYHTACALQCDIDKPRNLAKSVTVE, encoded by the coding sequence ATGTGCGGAATCGTGGGTTACATAGGAAGGCGGGAAGCGACCCCGCTCCTGATTCAGGGTTTGAAGAGGCTGGAATACCGTGGGTACGACTCGTTCGGCATCGCTACGGTGGGGAGCGACATCGATCTCTTTAAAAAGCGCGGGCGGATCTCGGAGAGCGAGTCGGGCGCCGTTACGCTGCATGGCTCCGTCGGGATCGGGCATACGCGGTGGGCGACGCACGGAGAGCCGAACGACGTCAATGCCCACCCGCATACCGACTGCACGGGGAGGCTCGCGCTCGTCCACAACGGGGTTATCGAGAACTACATCGAGCTCAAGAAGCAGCTCCTCGAACGCGGGCATACTTTCCGCTCCGAGACCGATACCGAGGTGATCGTCCACCTCCTCGAGGAGCAGTACACCGGCGATCTCCTCGAGGCCGTCAGAAAGACGGTGCCGTTCCTGAAGGGCTCCTACGCAATCCTCGCGGTCTCCGCGCACGACGACCGGATCGTCGCCGCCCGCGACGCGAGCCCCCTGGTGCTCGGCATCGGCGACGGCGAGCTCTTCGCCGCGTCGGATATGACGCCGCTCCTCGAGCACACCGAGCGTATCGTCTTCCTCGAAGACGGGGATATCGCCGAGATAACGCCGGAAGGCGTCCAGGTCTACCACGAGGGCGAGAAGGTTGAGCGCGAGATCGAGCTCGTGAACTGGTGCGTCGAGGATGCTAAGAAAGGCGGGTTCGCCCACTTCATGCTCAAAGAGATCTTCGAGCAGCCGCAGGCGTTCTACGAGACGATCCGCGTCGGCGTCGACGATGCGGTGCGGAAGGTGATCCGGAGCGCCGAGGAGATCACGCTCGTCGCCTGCGGGACGTCGTACCACACGGCGCTGATCTTCAAGTACCTGGCAGAGCCGCTCTGCAATATCCCGATCCGCGTCGAACTCGGTTCGGAGTTCAAGTACTACCCGCCGCCGCTCCGCGGCCTCGTCATCGCCGTGACCCAGTCGGGCGAGACCGCGGATACCATGGCCGCCCTCAAGATGGCCAAAGCCCATAACTGCCCGACGTTCGCGATCACCAACGTGCAGGGGAGCACCGTCACCCGGATCGCCGATACAACCCTGATGATGCGGGCGGGACCCGAGATCAGCGTCGCGGCGACGAAGTCTTACATAGCCCAGCTCGCGGCGCTGATGCAGATCGTGAACATCCGGTGCGACGGCGCCTTCGACGATATGCTCGCGCACGCCCACCTCGCGATCGACGAGGTGCTCCTGCAGGATATGGCGGATGCCGTTGCTCTCTGCCGGACGGCGGAGCACGTCTTCTTCGTAGGGCGGGGGCCGTTCTATCCGGTCTCGCTCGAGGGCGCCCTCAAGATGAAGGAGATAAGTTACATCCACGCCGAGGGCTACGCGGCCGGCGAACTGAAGCACGGGCCCTTCGCCCTGCTGACGCCGGAGACCCCGGTGGTCGCGGTCTGCCCGCCGGGTGCCACCTATCCCGTGATGGTCTCGAATATCAAGGAGATGAAGGCACGCCGGGCGCCGATCATCGCCCTTGGGGTGAAGGGCGATTCGGAGCTCGAGGAGATCGTGGATATCTTCATCCCGATCCCCGATACCCACCCGATGGTGCAGGTGCTCACGACCTCGGTCGTCCTGCAGCTCCTCTCGTACCACACTGCCTGCGCCCTGCAGTGCGATATCGACAAGCCCCGGAACCTGGCAAAGAGCGTGACCGTCGAATGA
- a CDS encoding phosphopentomutase/phosphoglucosamine mutase yields the protein MLFGSSGIRRQFDPGLVDLVLRVGSAVAAGASEIIVGTDTRTTSGLLAHSAIAGMLSAGGNVYSCGIAPTPTVAFGTRDIEAGCMITASHNPEPYNGVKLFNPDGSSFTLQQQAEIEQLVTEKHWTGWQEQGSLCEVDMVAAHREAILDRVNFSREIRTVLDCGNGAGSVISPGLLADAGAAVVGLNCNVSGRFARPSEPLEANLPYVGEMVRKTGADCAVVHDGDADRMMAFDGRGRYIDGDQLLMLFAKYLGSDKVVTTVDASMAIEEVAEVHRTPVGDSFVSEELLAWGDFGGEPSGSWIFPEYSYCPDGIHAGALFCEIASEWDIAEELDKMPRYTILRESFHVDNPREIVTALGADEPTHGIRVADEEGWCLIRASGTEPKVRITAEGKTPGKSKDMIEKGRELLNKGKRS from the coding sequence ATGCTTTTTGGCTCTTCGGGAATACGGCGGCAGTTTGACCCCGGACTCGTCGATCTGGTGCTCAGAGTCGGTTCTGCGGTTGCCGCAGGTGCATCTGAAATCATTGTGGGTACCGATACCCGCACGACAAGCGGGCTTCTGGCGCACAGCGCCATAGCAGGTATGCTCTCGGCCGGAGGAAACGTCTACTCCTGCGGGATTGCTCCGACGCCTACCGTTGCGTTCGGCACCCGGGATATCGAGGCCGGGTGCATGATCACCGCCTCGCACAACCCGGAGCCGTATAACGGCGTCAAGCTCTTCAACCCCGACGGGTCGTCGTTCACGCTGCAGCAGCAGGCCGAGATCGAGCAGCTCGTGACGGAGAAGCATTGGACGGGCTGGCAGGAGCAGGGCAGCCTCTGCGAGGTCGATATGGTCGCCGCCCACCGGGAAGCGATCCTCGACCGGGTGAACTTCTCCCGCGAGATCAGAACGGTGCTCGACTGCGGCAACGGTGCGGGGAGCGTCATCTCCCCGGGCCTCCTCGCGGACGCCGGCGCCGCCGTGGTCGGCCTGAACTGCAACGTCTCAGGACGGTTTGCGCGCCCTTCCGAACCGCTCGAGGCGAACCTTCCCTACGTCGGGGAGATGGTGCGGAAGACCGGTGCGGACTGCGCCGTCGTGCACGACGGCGATGCCGACCGGATGATGGCGTTCGACGGCCGGGGCAGGTATATCGACGGCGACCAGCTTCTGATGCTCTTTGCGAAGTACCTCGGGAGCGACAAGGTCGTGACGACGGTCGACGCCTCGATGGCGATCGAAGAGGTCGCCGAGGTGCACCGGACACCGGTCGGCGACAGTTTCGTCTCCGAGGAGCTCCTCGCCTGGGGCGACTTCGGCGGCGAACCCTCCGGGAGCTGGATCTTCCCTGAATACTCCTACTGCCCCGATGGGATCCACGCGGGCGCACTCTTCTGCGAGATCGCGTCGGAGTGGGATATCGCCGAGGAACTCGATAAGATGCCCCGCTACACCATTCTCCGGGAATCGTTCCACGTCGATAACCCCCGCGAGATCGTAACGGCGCTCGGTGCGGACGAACCGACCCACGGTATCCGGGTCGCGGACGAGGAGGGCTGGTGCCTTATCCGGGCGAGCGGAACCGAGCCGAAGGTCCGGATCACCGCCGAGGGGAAAACCCCCGGAAAATCAAAGGACATGATTGAAAAAGGCCGGGAGCTTCTAAACAAAGGAAAACGTTCCTGA
- the glmU gene encoding bifunctional sugar-1-phosphate nucleotidylyltransferase/acetyltransferase has protein sequence MQCVVLAAGEGKRMRPLTAKRPKVMLPIANRPMMEHLVAAARDAGIDEFVFVVGYCEREIRNHFGEGESLGVKITYVTQRHQLGTADALRAAAGLIKDRFLLLNGDMILQAADIRELCGKPAPCVGIYHTDHPQDYGVVTVEDGLVTGLEEKSEAPKSNLINAGAYLFDTEIFDILAGVKVSGRGEFELTDALEAYIQAGTLRAYHLADWLDVGQPWDLLEANELLLAGIRHERHGTVEGGVTMPETVTVGKGSVIRAGTYIEGACVIGENCTIGPHAYIRGSTSIGDGCHIGHAAEVKNSIVMAGTKIPHFNYVGDSVIGRNCNFGAGTKVANLRHDHGPVKVCGKSTGRKKFGAIIGDGVQFGINCSVNVGSRIGSNVLIAPHSMVEGCIEDETVVR, from the coding sequence ATGCAGTGTGTAGTACTCGCAGCAGGTGAAGGCAAACGGATGCGGCCCCTGACTGCAAAGCGGCCGAAGGTAATGCTGCCGATCGCGAACCGACCGATGATGGAGCACCTTGTTGCGGCGGCACGCGATGCGGGGATAGACGAGTTCGTCTTCGTCGTCGGCTATTGCGAGCGTGAGATCCGGAACCACTTCGGCGAGGGCGAGTCGCTCGGCGTGAAGATCACCTACGTCACCCAGCGCCACCAGCTCGGGACGGCAGATGCCCTGCGGGCGGCGGCGGGTCTGATCAAAGACCGTTTCCTCCTCTTAAACGGGGATATGATCCTGCAGGCGGCCGATATCAGGGAGCTCTGCGGGAAGCCTGCCCCGTGCGTCGGGATCTACCATACCGACCACCCGCAGGATTACGGGGTGGTGACGGTCGAGGACGGCCTCGTGACGGGGCTTGAAGAGAAGTCGGAAGCCCCGAAGAGCAATCTCATCAATGCCGGTGCATACCTCTTCGATACGGAGATCTTCGACATTCTGGCGGGCGTGAAGGTCTCGGGCCGTGGCGAGTTCGAGCTCACCGACGCCCTCGAAGCCTATATCCAGGCCGGCACCCTCCGGGCATACCACCTTGCCGACTGGCTCGACGTCGGGCAGCCCTGGGATCTCCTCGAGGCCAATGAACTCCTGCTCGCCGGGATCCGGCACGAGCGGCACGGCACCGTCGAAGGCGGCGTCACCATGCCCGAGACCGTGACGGTCGGGAAAGGCTCGGTTATCAGAGCGGGCACCTATATTGAGGGAGCCTGTGTGATCGGGGAGAACTGCACGATCGGGCCGCACGCCTATATCCGGGGCTCGACCTCGATCGGCGACGGCTGCCATATAGGCCACGCGGCCGAGGTCAAGAACTCGATCGTCATGGCCGGGACGAAGATACCGCATTTCAACTACGTCGGCGACTCCGTCATCGGCAGGAACTGCAACTTCGGTGCCGGCACCAAGGTCGCGAACCTCCGCCACGACCACGGGCCGGTGAAGGTCTGCGGCAAGAGCACCGGGCGGAAAAAGTTCGGCGCCATCATCGGCGACGGCGTCCAGTTCGGGATCAACTGCTCCGTCAACGTCGGGAGCCGGATAGGGAGCAACGTGCTGATCGCCCCCCATTCAATGGTCGAGGGGTGCATCGAGGACGAAACGGTGGTGCGGTGA